From the genome of Triticum aestivum cultivar Chinese Spring chromosome 1A, IWGSC CS RefSeq v2.1, whole genome shotgun sequence:
CCTGGGTTACCCACCCAAGGGGGCACGCAGGCATTGTCTTAGCTACCTGCAGAGACGACTGACTAGGAGCTCTCACATAAGACGTTGTATAGGAGCGCCTCGTGAGCATGTCCGGAACACACATGATTCATAAGGGCGTGGTCAATGCATAGCCCCAGGGTGATGCCCCGCATGCTATATAGGATGGGATGTCAGAAAAAGTAGGTCTGCATGGAGCACCGGGAGCAAGAGGCGGGTGCTTAGGGAAAAAAATGTGGTCCGGTGCATAAAGCTGAAAAAGTTGATGTAAAGAGTAGAGAAGCATGTGTGGTGGGAGTCTTTATTTTCTATTCATTGATGTGGCCCGCTAGTGGTAGCTTGTATTGGGAAGAAAAAATCAATGTAGATGTGGCCCACTAAGAGTTGACGGTCCACTTGtacattcttttttctttttgagaaaaatGGCCAAATATGAGAACAGGTTTTTTTAGAGATGTGAGAGCAACTAACTAAAGGGTAACCCTTGAGGGAGCCTCGCAAGGGTCATTTTAGTGGGCTAAAAGCCCATCAAAAGTATGCCcggccgccgccacgtgtcgtgtGCGGAGGCTTCTTATGGTTTTCGTTCTTTTTTCTATACATATGTTTTCGTTTTAGATAGGTTTTCTTGAGTTTTCAGATTTTCGGTTTACAACCGCCTTTCCTgggttttggagaaaaaaatacagaAACTTATTTTTTGCGTGAAAAAAGTTGTGCTTCCACAAGAAACATGGATTTGCTTCCGTGAGAAGCATTGTGCTTCTTGGAAAGGGAAAAGGTTGTGAATTTATTTTTTGCCACCACCAGAAGTACAAATTTGCTCCTCGTGGAGACACAGATTTTCTTCTGCGAATTCTTCTCGGAGAGGAAAGAAATCGTGATTTTTTTGCACAATTTAATATTAACTTTCacgagaggcacatatttgcttccacaagaagcactcaaaaaaaaggaaaaatcatgAATTATTTTTGCCAAATTCTTTTTACTTCCACGAGAAGAACATATTTGCTTCTCATGGAGACACAAATGTACTtctcaaaaatgaaaaaaaatattgaTTCTTTTGTGCTGTTTTTTTTAACCAGAAGCATAATTGCTTCTCGTgtaggcacggatttgcttccatgagaagcggaaaaggaaagaaaaaccatgaattttgttttgcttgatttttttcttccacgagaagCACAAATTTGCTTCTTGTGGAAACACGGATTTGTTTACGCGATGTGCTTTTTGGAAAAGGGAAAAAGTCATGGTTTTTTGCGCCATCTTTTTTGCTTCCACAAGCACATATTTTGTTTCTCGTGAATGTACATATTTATATACGCGATATGCTTCTTAGAAAgggaaaaaattcatgaaattagGCCTTTTTTGCTTATATGATAAGTATAGATTTGCATCTTATGGAGGCACAAATCTATGCTTCTTGAAAAGAGAAATAAGTGAAGAAAGAAAATGTGCTTCCGGCTCCCTTTCTTTTTAAAGTTCAACATCGAAATCTGTTAACATGAAATGTAATTTCAAAGATCTTGGCGCAAGAAATCCAGTAGTGAAACCCATTAGGTATTTGGACGCGCGgttcaaaagataaaatattttgagaaaataatctactccctccgttcttgaaAGAGTGTATTTCTAACTTTATTGGAGAAtgcttgtgaaaccaaataggtatatgacaaaaatttattttatcatgaatctaatgctactaattggTTGGCATAAATATTGgtctattattgtataaatacggtcaaacatatAAAAGTTTGAGTTTTCAACAGAGTTGGAAGTGCACTCTTTAAAAAACGGAGGAAGTAGAAAATAGACAAGTGATGCACAGACAGTGCACCACTTGTCAAAGCCGATTTTAGCCAATTGCACGTGTGTTTTTTTCTGAGTGGATGGGGCATTTGTACGTAGGTTGCCAAATCTGTTGCACCCACGGCCTCGGTTCGCCTTGATGGGCCGGACGGCAATCTTTGGGGGATTCGCTCTTCAGTCAGCGCCGAGTCGCCGTGGGCCAAGCCGATGCCGAGCACGCACGATGTGTTAGCTCGCCGCGCGTCGGATTAGCCGCCGGCGCCCGTAGTTCCACTTCCACCCGCCGAATCAACAGGTACTCCCCGGCCGTTCCGCTCACCGAATCAGCAGCGCTCGAGTTCGAATCGAACCAGGTCATCGCGGAACATGATGAAACACACACGTGAGGAACGAACGAAcagctccctccctctctctctctctctctctctctctctctctctctctctctctctctccctccctccctctctctctctctctctctctctctctctactcatcCACCATATTCGTGCTCGAAACAGAATATGAGGAGAGAGCACCAAGTACTACTCCACAGCGGGGAGGTTGTTGAGCTTGAGCTAGCTAGACCTTGAAGACGAATCATGGCACCACGGTTCATGATGGGCCTGCATGCGCCCGTGGGGGCAAAAGCCTGGCCCCCGCCCGTGGCAGCGAGTTATGACTCGTGTGCTGCTAGGAGGAGGATAGGGTAGGATAGGATAGCCATCCCCTGCTAGCAGGGAAGCACAGTGTTACACGTCATGATAGCACCGGGCGGGCAGGCAGGCAAAAACTCTGCGGAGCACCGCAGTGATTCTGACGAACCGCGCCGGCTTCGCGTCTCTGCGTTGGGTCCGGGCGAAGAAGTTTCAGGGGGGCCATGGCCGATGGAGCTGTCGCCTTGTGTCGATTCCCGCTCGTTCATGGGACGATCCTTGGGGGCTTGGGGCCCTAGAACGTGCGTGGCAACCTGAAGTTCCTGAACCGATGCATGGTCTTGCACGCGTGAACTTTGATCCATGTAATGTGGGACATGGTTCGCGCGAGATCGACCCATTGgctgtgtgtatgtatgtatgtctcTACTGAAGGTTCTGTCTTGCAGATGTGCAATGTTCTTGCAGGCGTCTTCAACCTCCAGTTTGGCTGTAGGAACGAGGTCGAACAAAGTTTGAATCCTTCTCTCTACGAGACATGTTATTAAGAACGGACGGGCGAGCGAGAGGAGTCAGTTTGCCGTCAAACACTTCAGATGATAGTTCAAATTGTGGTTCATGCACTGTGTGTCGTGCTCAAGCTCAACAAACAAACATACACGCAGGGCACAGATATGATACATGAAGCGGGTCAGCTTTTGGCTTTACATCAGCATAGTAATCAACCAAGGAATGACAACACACACGCACAACAAGCATGcacacagagaaagagagagaaaacaCACGCACAGATTCAAACATACAAGGAGAGAGTACCGGAGGGTCATTGTTGCAGTGATCATCACTTATTAGCCTCTCGATCGGCGGTAAAATCATCCAGGGAGGCTCTTGGTGCGAGTGAAGGAGCGTCAAGCGAGGAGCCAGAAGTTCTTCTGCCACCGGGTGCTGACGAGGTAGCCGCCGACGCCCTTGCTCTGCCGCCGCACCGCCAGCGTCAGGCACTCCGCCCTGCTGATGCACTCCTCCACCAGCACCTCGCCGCGGCTCCGCATGAAGCTGCATCATTTTGCGACCACAACCACATCATCACACAAGAGAAAACATCTCTAACAAGCGGATTAGGATAATGCTAGCAGCTCGACATGGCAGTTGAATCAGCATGGTGAAAAGGTAACTTTTCTTCTTCGTGGGGGTTAAAAACCGCCACATGACTACATGAGTGAGTCGTACAGCACCAGCAGCAAGTCAGCAATGCTGCAGTGGTCAGTGCACAGTACTCCTCCCATCATGGTTTCTCGCTCGTACTCGATTCATCTAGAGTTTAAGCTGGAAGGACAGGGAAAGGCGTCCCTGATTTATGGCTGGCACATGGCTCTACTATCTCTTGTGTAATACTACAGTAAAAGGCAGAGGCCCCGTTCCTGCTCTACTCTCTGAACTCTGAATACCTTTCTaggttttcttcaaaaaatatacAGCTTATTCCCTGACAAAAAGTTCACTTAAGCTGAGCCTAAAAATCCCTTCCAAAACTTATCACACACGGGCAGCTTTCAACTTTCTCCGCTTGTAAGGTGAAAGCCTCAAAGCTCTTATAAAGATCTTTGCATGGTGAAAGCTCCCAAGATCTATGTTTGCAAAGGGCAATGGGCTTTACAGCGTGATGGGCCAAGCCAGCGATGTATTAGATTCTTCGCTTTTATACTTTCTATACAGGACGATTCCGTCCGTGACAAAGGGATACAGGTTGTGCATGCATATGCATCTTGTGCTGTAGCGGTGGTACGTACGAGAGgcgcatggatggatggatgcttaCCAGCAGAAAGGGGAGGGCTTGCTTTGGCTGAGCACGAGCACGGACGCCTCCAGCTTCTTCACCTGGCTCAGGACGGTGGCCAGCATGGGCCCCTGGATCACaagcgcctccacctccacctaaCCACATTCACCCAAACCAAATATTACAACACCCAGCATGGGGCACTGTGAATGCATCCACTGCTAACAATCACAAGTACACTCCGAAGCATGCTACTAGTCTTTTATTTACTTTTTAAACAGTCACAAAAATTCTACTGTATATCATTTTTTTAACAGTTACTACTGTACTCCCACACTTGTCttagaaatggttgtatctagatacaaccatttgtttccgaacggagggagtacaagactaGGCTGCAAATTTTGAGAGATTTATGAGCATATGACTCTGGGCATCTAGGCGGGAACACCACAATTTTCCCCCCCTTTCCAACCTCGATTTGATGAAGTTGAGGTGGCCTTTCTAGCTTTAGGCCTGCCATGATCCATGAATAAAAAGTTGGCTATGATGATTCCCTTGCTTTTCCTTTTCATGAATGTTTCTGATCTGATCTACATCTCTACCTAGCGTAACTCTTGCCTCCAAGTGGGCCAAGACACCCAAAAACACTTGATCTGAGAAAAGCCACGGCACCGACTAGCCTAGCACAGGTTTCTCTGTTGAGAAATGTCAGTGAAGCGCAGTGTCCGTTTATGCTTGAAGAGGCCCAAAAATACAGAGTTACCACAACTAGCATCTTCCCCCTTCGTTCGGTCCGAAACAAATTTTAGTTAAGCAGGCAGCGTTTTTGGTACCACATCCGGTGCTTAAGGTCATTTTTTAATGAAGCTTCAGGCCATAATGCAGACTGTAAAACAAACTAGTCTACAACAAATCACACTTGTCGGTGCCACCTGATGTCCCAAAGAGTAATGAGATGCCATCGTCAAGCGTAATGAGATGCAAAGCATCCTAGTTAATTTACTGCGAAGTGCTACTACCAAGTGACCAGTTCATCTTCTTGTTGGATGAAGAACGGGTAAAGGTTGCGGGACGACAGAGGACGGGCACGCACCTCGGGCTTGCAGGCCTTGCAGAGGGAGCCGAGGGAGTTGGCGAGCGCAGCGGCGTCGTCGCCgcgggcgccgccgccgcgcggCAGGACGTGGAGCAGCGTGAGGAAGTCCCCCCGGTTGGCGACGTGGGTGAGCGCCCACATCATGGCGTGCTTGGCCCCGGAGCTCtggtccaccaccaccatcacccgcttcctccccgccgccgcggcctcctccgGCGCCCCGCagaacccgccgccgccgcgccggtggCCTCTCGCCCGCGCCTTCTTCCTCGACCACCTCCTCGAgccccgcctgccgccgccgcactcccATTCCCCCGGCTggcgcggcgccggcgccggcgcgctgCCGCCGTCGCTGGAGCTCAGCTGGCGCAGGAAGTAGTCGCTGCTGCCCCCGCTGCTCCCCATCGATCCCCTCCCCTCACCTCCCTTCCCCGCCTTGCGGCGCTCGGCGGTCGGCGCGGTGCGGTGCGCTGGGCTTCGGTGCGCGGTGGCGTGCAACGTTTGTTTCTTGCTTCTTTAAAGCGGCCGGGGACAGGCGCTGGCTGGCGGGAGTAATAAGGTGAGGGTGGACTCGGAAAAGGACACGTGTCGCGCACACGGGTGAATACGCACACAAATTACCGGCCAGAAGATTGGTAACTTTTCGGCCCTCCCTAGCCGTTGGTAGGCCACTCTGCTGGCATTGGCATTAGCATTAGCAAGTCCGAAGAAGGATTTCACCACGTAGTCTTGTGAGTAGACTCTTGTCGTTGCTGGTGTACTTTGGGTACGGTGGCCTGGTAATTCGGCTGTTCCCTCGGGCGACACTTGTTCAGCTGCGGTTACATTTGTTAGTTAGGACGCTAATGCTGGTCCGGAGTGGTCTAGTTTTTTTATAGTTAGGCTTCTGTACCTTCTAACAGTATAATAAATACTGTCTGGAATCTGGATTGTGGAGTTGCTCGCTCTACTCTATAATTTTCACGTGAGCACCGACGGCGTCCCGTCGTGTGTTTTCGAGGACAGGAACAAGCGTCGCTTTTTATTCGGACCGATCGATCGATTCAAAGCCATCAACGCCTTGGAACTTCGCGGCTGTACCCGTGCATGTCCGGGCACGGGAGGACTTTTGCTTTTGCAGGTTTGGAGAGAAGCACGCTCGGAtttcttcctctctttctctccgaCAAAAATAGAAGCACGGATTTCTTCACGGCACAGCTTTACCATCTATGGCTGTAATAACCACTGGCCATAACCGCAAAATTTTCCACATTAGGCTGGCGTACTCTGCGAGGAAATGGAGATATACACAGAGAGGGAGAAGGCGGGCACCTCACCTGTATATATCACGGTTTGGATCGTAGCGCGGGTGGCCGGACCGGACGCTGAAGATTCTCGGCCCATCGCAGAGCGCGGCACGGCACGGCATCTGCATGGCGGCAGCGCTGGACGCAGAGGAGGAACTTGCCGTTTCCCGAAAACACCGCCGCGGCAAAGCGACGTGACGTGTGCTGCCGGGGCCTGCCGACGGACCCGTGCACATCTCAACACGGGCAATGCGACGCACCGCTGCACGTACGCACAGGGTCCGCAGCCTTTACGACGCACGTACGTACGGCCGGTACACGCAtaataacaaagaagaaaaaggttTGAAGAAAAAAAAAATAGCTGAGCAGCGGCCGTTTCGTGGTTTCTTAACTCGTTTTTGGCCGGTACCATCGGCTCTGGACTCGTTCGTGCTATACTTCGGTTGAGACCGGCCACGAGCTGCACAGTGTACTGCCACGATGATAACGCTGGCCGGCTCCTCTGTTCGATTTATTGTACGTACGGTTTACTATGGACGGACGACGTACAGCGTCGTCTACGGCCATGTGAGCCGCGGGAAAAGGTGTCGAAAAGCATGGATTCTTTTCGCCAAAGGGGCGAATAAACGCATCACGCCGAGGCAGCGAAAGCGGAGGCGATCGGGACTTCAAGAGGCCTGTGAAGGATCAGTCAGCCCAGCCCAGTGCGCACCTACCGTCGTGCCAGTGAGGCAGGCCTCTCTCTTCTCGTCTGAAGCTCGAATTAATATACGCCCTGCAAGATTCTCATTCCGCTGTCCAGTTTGATCCTAACAGCATAGTGCTAATCTACCTTTCGCGAAAAGTGTACTGCTGATCGGGATCTAGTCCACCTTTATTTGGGATTAAAGGCAAGCGTTTTGACCTGGTCGTAACCGTACCTCACAGGTCTCAGCAATGGTGGTGGGCTGTAGAGGCTGTAGCTCAAAAGCAAGGTCCTACTTTTGTCCTAATAATGATTTCAGGTCAGCTTTTACTCAGGGGAAGGACAACAGTACTATTACTGGTACTACTAATTGTAGCTCCAAATACACCTATGTAATTACTTATTTTAGTAGTTTATATAAATGGTCTGTTTAGAACACATCTAGATGTAACATCACATCTAAGCTGATGTCCTTTTTGTTTGTGGTCTTTTTTTCgtcctagtttttttttgtttcttgttgctgcattatatattcgtggagcttagatgtgacattttTAAAAAACATCTATACGTGGATTAGACAAACTGTTATATATAAATCAACAAAGGGGCATTGTCTTTACTGACGTGTTTGGTTGTCATCTCTATTTTTAACACTTTGCATACTTGTATCAGTTGAGCCTGTTTGAGATAGTGCGCATCAAAAACTTAGATCCGCATGTCGTTTGTTTGCTTGCATGTAGGCTAGCTGTGTCAATGAAGCAATTTTTAGCGCCGTGTTTGGTTGTCTGAATCGCATTTCTTAGACGAGCCACACCTTGTTTGGTTGCGAATAACATAAGGTGTGATCACCACTTCTCACCAGCACTGACTTTACCACACACGGTATCAACAACGTTTCGGTCCTAGCTAGAAAAAATAAATGACAATTCGTCCTAATTACTAACAAACTGCAGCACAAATCAAGAGCCATATGGCTGAATAGGGTAAAGTTCATCCATGCTAAGTAGGTGGaattccatcttcttcttcttctccgcccCCATTTCGAGACATCCCGCCTCCGCCGATTTCCTTCTCCCAACATCTCCGCCTGGTTCCCTCCACATCACGGCATACATTGTGTCCTACTTTTGCGCCCGACTCAACCTGACTTGCCGGAAACGGCCGATTCGAACGTTTGAGTGAGCCAAGCTCTGGGCTGCTTTAAGTTTCGTGCCGATGTGAGTCAGGCCTCCTGTA
Proteins encoded in this window:
- the LOC123056915 gene encoding uncharacterized protein is translated as MGSSGGSSDYFLRQLSSSDGGSAPAPAPRQPGEWECGGGRRGSRRWSRKKARARGHRRGGGGFCGAPEEAAAAGRKRVMVVVDQSSGAKHAMMWALTHVANRGDFLTLLHVLPRGGGARGDDAAALANSLGSLCKACKPEVEVEALVIQGPMLATVLSQVKKLEASVLVLSQSKPSPFCCFMRSRGEVLVEECISRAECLTLAVRRQSKGVGGYLVSTRWQKNFWLLA